From one Drosophila gunungcola strain Sukarami chromosome 2R unlocalized genomic scaffold, Dgunungcola_SK_2 000006F, whole genome shotgun sequence genomic stretch:
- the LOC128254757 gene encoding uncharacterized protein LOC128254757 codes for MSMRTRSHSAVALPLMAMVILTSVGQATGRTGRYTVIRSPDMDDPWMRRHFTSERRDQKELRDLMPPEPRHFNDPDILFQRLDDMEQKQIGTKLASPDKMTPPSQDKNVDLLVGHKLKSAQLLRDNFPKFPIDANDQGLGDGLTPESEDPFESLDRMNFNEDPLEHSKEVNREIKRMLDIYRAKEREGKPAMAKANLLAKVISCKVDKPYGGLKSQTYPPNKSSLTSTTKSTTTSTTPRSTTPFCLPEPSPEDRPVEPLHLPPSSPNPFGDALRTKPMKPGAAKMMLEIILDTKLHAFSVLKNLDYLEMELLSQSAESDDCEDLESEEDLESEEDLEDLETEEDLEPEEDLESEEDLESEEDLETENRVTERPVPATEPFERFQKPPNPNSHVFSFGIRPASHSESLYDLALAKEEELMLEERVWEEHQQKLRQWRPLKPKRFEAAPEAAARLEPMQEPQKPLESESIESLDPEDTRINLQALSVVVKPMTRKDFAHPGTHGNQPHLPQAEMKAIRVETTLDDELQPSKRLQSGKRKKKKHKFYAQEKQPTPNRYPPGIAGVFY; via the coding sequence atgtCAATGCGGACACGGAGTCACAGCGCTGTAGCACTTCCACTAATGGCAATGGTAATCCTGACGAGCGTTGGACAAGCGACCGGACGAACCGGCCGTTACACAGTTATTCGGTCCCCAGATATGGATGATCCCTGGATGAGGCGACACTTCACCAGCGAAAGAAGGGACCAGAAAGAATTGCGGGACCTGATGCCGCCGGAACCACGTCATTTCAATGATCCGGATATACTTTTCCAACGGCTGGACGACATGGAACAGAAGCAGATAGGGACTAAGTTGGCGAGTCCTGACAAAATGACACCTCCTAGCCAGGACAAGAACGTGGACCTTCTAGTTGGTCACAAACTTAAATCCGCCCAGCTGCTCAGAGACAATTTCCCCAAGTTTCCCATCGATGCGAACGACCAGGGATTGGGCGACGGACTCACTCCGGAGAGCGAAGATCCCTTTGAGTCCCTGGACCGCATGAACTTCAATGAGGATCCTCTAGAGCACTCAAAGGAGGTCAATCGGGAGATTAAGAGAATGTTGGATATTTACAGGGCCAAGGAGCGTGAAGGAAAACCGGCCATGGCCAAGGCCAATCTGCTGGCCAAGGTCATCAGCTGCAAGGTGGACAAGCCCTATGGAGGGCTTAAGTCCCAGACTTATCCGCCCAACAAAAGTAGCCTGACTTCGACCACAAAAAGCACTACAACTAGCACCACACCTCGGAGTACCACTCCTTTTTGCCTGCCGGAACCCTCGCCCGAGGATCGTCCTGTCGAGCCCCTGCATTTACCTCCATCCAGTCCTAATCCTTTTGGAGATGCTTTAAGGACTAAACCCATGAAACCGGGAGCTGCCAAAATGATGCTAGAAATTATTTTGGACACCAAACTGCATGCTTTTTCGGTGCTGAAGAACCTTGACTATTTGGAGATGGAGCTGCTGAGTCAGTCGGCTGAGTCAGATGACTGTGAGGATTTGGAGTCGGAGGAGGATTTGGAGTCGGAGGAGGATTTGGAGGATTTGGAGACCGAGGAGGATTTGGAGCCGGAGGAGGATTTGGAGTCGGAGGAGGATTTGGAGTCGGAGGAGGATTTGGAGACGGAGAACCGGGTTACCGAGAGACCAGTGCCAGCGACAGAACCCTTTGAGCGATTTCAGAAGCCCCCGAATCCCAATTCGCATGTCTTCTCCTTCGGAATACGACCGGCGAGCCACAGCGAAAGTCTCTACGATTTGGCCTTGGccaaggaggaggagctgaTGCTGGAGGAACGGGTTTGGGAGGAGCACCAGCAGAAGCTTAGGCAATGGAGGCCCTTGAAGCCCAAGAGATTTGAGGCTGCTCCGGAGGCAGCCGCTCGATTGGAGCCCATGCAGGAGCCTCAGAAGCCACTGGAGTCGGAGTCCATAGAATCCCTCGATCCCGAGGACACCCGCATAAACCTGCAGGCACTGAGTGTGGTGGTGAAGCCTATGACCAGAAAGGATTTCGCTCATCCTGGCACCCACGGGAATCAACCACATTTGCCCCAGGCCGAAATGAAAGCCATTCGAGTGGAGACCACTTTGGATGACGAGCTGCAGCCAAGCAAAAGACTTCAAAGTGGAaagaggaaaaagaaaaaacacaaGTTTTATGCCCAGGAAAAGCAGCCAACACCTAACAGGTATCCCCCTGGCATTGCTGGCGTCTTCTATTAA